A genomic region of Bosea sp. 124 contains the following coding sequences:
- a CDS encoding GTP-binding protein: MTSPAVRPVPLPLTLLTGFLGAGKTTLLNCLLKDPALAQTVVIVNEFGEVGLDHVLIEGLEDGMILLDSGCLCCTIREDLMLTLEDLLRRRDNGRISPFSRVVIETTGLADPAPILNLLINHPYLAMRFRLDGVVTLVDAVNAMATLDGHEEARKQVVAADRLVLTKADLVPSLGDLAPLRLRLAHLNPGVALLGPDAAAPSLFGAGLYDLAQRPAEIGQWLARETLPAGGQDHGHHHGHGHDHGHEAHGHGDHHHDVNRHDASIRAFALTADAPVQQSTVELFWTMLRSVHGPKLLRLKGLVKVAEHPERPLLLHAVQQILHPPVVLDAWPDADRRSRLVLIVKDIEEAVVQRLWDAFLGQARSGAGAQAATG; the protein is encoded by the coding sequence ATGACCAGCCCCGCCGTTCGACCCGTGCCTCTGCCGCTGACCCTGCTGACCGGGTTCCTCGGGGCCGGCAAGACGACGCTGCTCAACTGCCTGCTGAAGGATCCGGCGCTGGCGCAGACGGTGGTGATCGTCAACGAGTTCGGCGAGGTCGGTCTCGACCATGTCCTGATCGAGGGACTCGAGGACGGCATGATCCTGCTGGATTCGGGCTGCTTGTGCTGCACGATCCGCGAGGATCTGATGCTCACGCTCGAAGACCTGCTGCGGCGCCGCGACAATGGCCGGATCAGCCCGTTCAGCCGCGTCGTGATCGAGACCACGGGCCTCGCCGACCCGGCGCCGATCCTCAACCTGCTGATCAATCACCCTTATCTGGCGATGCGCTTCCGGCTCGACGGCGTGGTGACGCTGGTCGATGCAGTCAACGCCATGGCGACCCTCGATGGGCATGAGGAGGCGCGCAAGCAGGTCGTGGCGGCGGACCGCCTCGTCCTGACCAAGGCCGACCTCGTGCCGAGCCTGGGCGACCTCGCACCATTGCGACTGCGGCTCGCGCATCTCAATCCGGGCGTTGCTCTACTCGGGCCCGATGCGGCGGCGCCGTCGCTGTTCGGTGCGGGCCTCTATGATCTGGCGCAGCGCCCGGCCGAAATCGGCCAGTGGCTGGCGCGCGAGACCCTGCCGGCCGGCGGGCAGGATCATGGCCACCACCACGGTCACGGGCATGATCACGGGCATGAGGCGCACGGACACGGAGATCACCACCATGACGTGAACCGCCACGACGCCAGCATCCGCGCCTTCGCGCTCACGGCGGACGCGCCGGTCCAGCAGTCGACGGTCGAGCTGTTCTGGACGATGCTGCGCTCGGTCCATGGGCCGAAGCTGCTGCGCCTCAAGGGGCTGGTGAAGGTCGCCGAGCATCCCGAGCGGCCGCTGCTGCTGCATGCCGTGCAGCAGATCCTGCATCCGCCGGTCGTCCTCGATGCCTGGCCCGATGCCGACCGGCGCTCGCGCCTCGTGCTGATCGTCAAGGATATCGAGGAGGCCGTCGTCCAGAGGCTCTGGGATGCCTTTCTCGGTCAGGCGCGGAGCGGTGCCGGCGCGCAGGCCGCGACGGGCTGA
- a CDS encoding AMP-binding protein, with translation MLPDFRDHAALRAAFSWQIPQRYNIAVDVCDRWAAIDPHRTAIIEVARDWQATPVSFGALREASNRLANALRARGVVQGDRVAILLQQGRCVLTAHLAAYKLGAIAVPLASLFGVDALAYRLGDSGAKVLVTDAAGLAKLRQITEPLPELALLISIDGAERDALGWEALLAAASQDFVAVDTGPDDPALMIYTSGTTANPKGALHGHRVLPGHLPGVQMPHEFMPRPGDLAWTPADWAWAGGLLNMLLPALHLGVAVVARPVMRFEPEEAFRLMAELRIRNAFVPPTALRMLRSVERPRERFPFALRTVAAAGEALGAETLAWGREALGLTINEAYGQTECNLVLASCAEIGVSRPGAIGKAVPGHEVAIIRPDGSVCASDEEGQIAVRRPDPVMLLGYWNNPQATADKFVGDWMKTGDQAVQDKDGYVRFVGRDDDVITSSGYRIGPTEIEDCLLRHEAVSLAAVIGKPDALRTEIVKAFVVLKPGRAGTPTLAAELQDFVRRRLSAHEYPREIAFREELPMTTTGKIIRRLLRAEA, from the coding sequence ATCCTTCCCGATTTCCGCGACCATGCCGCGCTGCGCGCCGCCTTCAGCTGGCAGATTCCGCAGCGCTACAACATCGCCGTCGATGTCTGCGACCGCTGGGCCGCCATCGACCCGCACCGCACCGCGATCATCGAGGTCGCGCGTGACTGGCAGGCAACCCCGGTCAGCTTCGGTGCGTTGCGGGAGGCGTCTAACCGGCTGGCGAACGCGCTGCGGGCGCGCGGCGTCGTGCAGGGCGACCGCGTCGCGATCCTGCTGCAGCAAGGTCGCTGCGTGCTGACCGCCCATCTGGCCGCCTACAAGCTGGGCGCCATCGCCGTTCCACTGGCCTCCCTGTTCGGCGTCGATGCATTGGCCTACCGCCTGGGCGATTCCGGCGCGAAGGTGCTCGTCACCGACGCGGCCGGCCTTGCCAAGCTCCGGCAGATCACCGAGCCCCTGCCGGAGCTCGCGCTCCTGATCTCGATCGACGGCGCCGAGCGCGATGCGCTCGGCTGGGAGGCGCTGCTGGCCGCGGCCAGCCAGGACTTCGTCGCTGTCGACACCGGCCCGGACGATCCGGCGCTGATGATCTACACCTCCGGCACGACCGCAAACCCCAAGGGTGCGCTCCACGGTCACCGCGTCCTGCCCGGCCATCTGCCGGGCGTGCAGATGCCGCATGAATTCATGCCGCGGCCCGGCGATCTCGCCTGGACGCCAGCCGACTGGGCCTGGGCCGGCGGACTGCTCAACATGCTGCTGCCGGCCCTGCATTTAGGCGTCGCGGTCGTGGCGCGGCCAGTGATGCGCTTCGAGCCGGAAGAGGCCTTCCGCCTGATGGCCGAGCTCCGGATTCGCAACGCCTTCGTTCCGCCGACCGCGCTCAGGATGCTGCGCAGTGTCGAGCGGCCGCGCGAGCGCTTTCCCTTCGCCCTGCGCACCGTGGCCGCCGCCGGAGAGGCGCTTGGCGCCGAGACGCTGGCCTGGGGGCGAGAGGCGCTGGGCCTCACCATCAACGAGGCCTATGGCCAGACCGAGTGCAACCTCGTGCTCGCCTCCTGCGCCGAGATCGGCGTCAGCCGGCCGGGCGCCATCGGCAAGGCGGTGCCCGGCCACGAAGTCGCGATCATCCGTCCGGACGGCTCGGTCTGCGCGTCCGACGAGGAAGGCCAGATCGCGGTGCGCCGTCCCGACCCGGTGATGTTGCTCGGCTACTGGAATAATCCGCAGGCGACCGCCGACAAATTCGTCGGGGACTGGATGAAGACCGGCGATCAGGCCGTGCAGGACAAGGACGGCTATGTCCGTTTCGTGGGCCGCGACGACGACGTCATCACCTCGTCTGGCTACCGTATCGGACCGACCGAAATCGAGGACTGCCTGCTGCGGCACGAGGCGGTATCGCTCGCAGCCGTCATCGGCAAGCCGGACGCGCTGCGCACCGAGATCGTCAAGGCCTTCGTCGTGCTCAAACCCGGCCGTGCCGGCACGCCGACGCTCGCCGCCGAGCTTCAGGACTTCGTGCGCCGGCGGCTCTCGGCGCATGAGTATCCGCGCGAGATCGCCTTCCGCGAGGAGTTGCCGATGACGACCACCGGCAAGATCATCAGGCGGCTGCTGCGCGCCGAAGCCTGA
- a CDS encoding protein meaA, which translates to MNAIDPAGSKSAPRDKPIPRDKPWIFRTYAGHSDASESNKLYRNNLAKGQTGLSVAFDLPTQTGYDPDHVLSRGEVGKVGVPISHLGDMRALFADIPLAQMNTSMTINATAAWLLSLYIAVADEQGADRKALQGTTQNDLVKEYLSRGTYVFPPRPSMQLTTDIVVFTARELPKWNPTNVCSYHLQEAGASPVQELSFALATAIALLDSIRARPEVSAEEFPDVVGRISFFVNAGMRFVTELCKMRAFVELWDEITLGRYGVADEAMRRFRYGVQVNSLGLTEPQPENNVYRILIEMLAVTLSKKARARAVQLPAWNEALGLPRPFDQQWSLRMQQVLAYETDLLEFGDIFDGSTVIDARVADLKAAALDELAKIDDMGGALAAIETGYMKQALVENGARRIEAIERGEQIVIGVNKFTNSEPSPLSAGEGNVVTVPDSVELEAIGRLKAWRSARDAKASEAALAELASAAKEARNVMPASIACAKAGVTTGEWAQTLREIFGEYRAPTGVDTGKLGDNAGLATVKAAVARATEKLGRAPRFLVGKPGLDGHSNGAEQIAVRARDAGMAVSYGGIRQTPEEIVAQAQETKADIIGLSILSGSHLPLVRDVTARLRVAGMDVPVVVGGIIPPDDENALRNMGVAAVYTPKNFELDGIIADVAGLAVRGLP; encoded by the coding sequence ATGAACGCGATCGACCCCGCCGGCAGCAAGTCCGCGCCCCGCGACAAGCCAATCCCGCGCGACAAGCCCTGGATCTTCCGCACCTATGCTGGCCATTCCGACGCCTCGGAATCCAACAAGCTCTATCGTAACAACCTCGCGAAGGGCCAGACCGGCCTCTCCGTCGCCTTCGACCTGCCGACACAGACCGGCTACGATCCCGACCATGTCCTGTCGCGCGGCGAGGTCGGCAAGGTCGGCGTGCCCATCAGCCATCTCGGCGACATGCGGGCGCTGTTCGCCGACATCCCGCTCGCGCAGATGAACACCTCGATGACGATCAATGCGACAGCCGCCTGGCTGCTGTCGCTCTACATCGCGGTGGCCGACGAGCAGGGCGCCGACCGCAAAGCGCTGCAGGGCACGACGCAGAACGATCTCGTCAAGGAATACCTCTCGCGCGGCACCTATGTCTTCCCGCCGCGCCCGTCGATGCAGCTGACCACCGACATCGTCGTGTTCACGGCTCGCGAGCTGCCGAAATGGAACCCGACCAATGTCTGCTCCTACCATCTGCAGGAAGCCGGCGCCTCGCCGGTGCAGGAGCTGTCCTTTGCCCTTGCGACCGCGATCGCCTTGCTGGATTCGATCCGGGCCCGGCCGGAGGTCTCTGCGGAAGAGTTCCCCGATGTCGTCGGCCGCATCTCCTTCTTCGTCAATGCCGGCATGCGCTTCGTCACCGAGCTCTGCAAGATGCGGGCATTCGTCGAACTGTGGGACGAAATCACATTAGGCAGGTATGGCGTCGCCGACGAGGCGATGCGCCGTTTCCGCTATGGCGTTCAGGTCAATTCGCTGGGGCTGACCGAGCCGCAGCCCGAAAACAACGTCTATCGCATCCTGATCGAGATGCTGGCGGTGACGCTTTCGAAGAAGGCCCGCGCCCGCGCCGTGCAGCTTCCGGCCTGGAACGAGGCGCTCGGCCTGCCACGCCCCTTCGACCAGCAATGGTCGCTGCGCATGCAGCAGGTGCTGGCCTATGAGACCGACCTACTCGAATTCGGCGACATCTTCGACGGCTCGACCGTGATCGACGCCAGGGTCGCCGATCTCAAGGCCGCCGCGCTCGATGAACTCGCGAAGATCGACGACATGGGCGGCGCTCTCGCGGCCATCGAGACCGGATACATGAAGCAGGCTCTGGTCGAGAACGGCGCCCGCCGGATCGAGGCGATCGAGCGCGGCGAGCAGATCGTCATCGGCGTCAACAAATTCACCAACAGCGAGCCCTCCCCGCTCTCGGCCGGCGAAGGCAATGTCGTCACCGTGCCGGACTCCGTCGAACTGGAGGCTATCGGCCGCCTCAAGGCCTGGCGCTCGGCCCGTGACGCAAAGGCCTCGGAGGCCGCCCTCGCCGAACTGGCCTCGGCCGCGAAGGAAGCCCGCAACGTCATGCCGGCCTCGATCGCCTGCGCCAAGGCCGGCGTCACCACCGGCGAATGGGCGCAAACGCTGCGCGAGATCTTCGGCGAATACCGCGCCCCCACCGGCGTCGACACCGGCAAGCTCGGCGACAATGCCGGCCTCGCCACGGTCAAGGCCGCCGTCGCCCGCGCCACCGAAAAGCTCGGCCGCGCGCCGCGCTTTCTCGTCGGAAAGCCCGGCCTCGACGGCCACTCCAACGGCGCCGAGCAGATCGCTGTGCGCGCCCGCGACGCCGGGATGGCGGTCAGCTATGGCGGCATCCGCCAGACACCGGAGGAGATCGTGGCGCAGGCACAGGAGACGAAAGCCGACATCATCGGCTTGTCGATCCTGTCCGGCTCACATCTGCCGCTGGTGCGCGACGTCACTGCCCGCCTGCGCGTCGCCGGCATGGACGTGCCCGTCGTCGTCGGCGGCATCATCCCGCCCGACGACGAGAACGCGCTGCGCAACATGGGCGTCGCCGCCGTCTACACGCCGAAGAACTTCGAGCTGGACGGGATCATCGCCGACGTCGCGGGGCTCGCGGTCAGAGGCCTGCCCTGA
- a CDS encoding aldose 1-epimerase family protein, protein MIRLANDRLTIEIAPLGAELQSVTDAKGRDWLWNGAPAIWAGRSPLLFPVIGKHPNGKVLIDGLRYPIKSHGVARTSLFQVTAQDNTSCTLRLTDNAETRQAYPFAFALDMTYRVDGVALTLTARIANTGTTPMPFCFGYHPAFLWPLPGVDGLPHRIRLGNGASPGHLRLGADGQRAPESHPSVFIDGVLTLDHALFVQDALIIAEGAGGHAWYGADDLPGVAVDFPDMPHLGIWTKPNGPFICIEPWHGLPSPSDPDEPLDRRIGVILLAPGATTELPMTLSFGVPWRG, encoded by the coding sequence ATGATCAGGCTCGCCAATGATAGGCTGACGATCGAAATCGCGCCGCTCGGCGCCGAACTGCAATCCGTCACCGATGCGAAAGGCCGCGACTGGCTCTGGAACGGCGCCCCCGCGATCTGGGCCGGCCGCTCGCCGCTGCTCTTCCCGGTCATCGGCAAGCATCCGAACGGCAAGGTTCTGATCGACGGCCTGCGCTACCCGATCAAGAGCCACGGCGTCGCGCGCACCAGCCTGTTCCAGGTCACCGCGCAGGACAACACGAGTTGCACGCTGCGGCTCACCGACAACGCCGAGACCCGGCAAGCCTATCCCTTCGCCTTCGCGCTCGACATGACCTACCGGGTCGACGGCGTGGCGCTGACGCTGACGGCCCGCATCGCCAATACCGGCACCACGCCGATGCCCTTCTGCTTCGGCTATCACCCGGCCTTCCTCTGGCCGCTGCCGGGCGTGGACGGCCTGCCGCATCGCATCCGCCTCGGCAATGGCGCGAGCCCCGGCCATCTGCGCCTCGGCGCTGACGGCCAGCGCGCGCCGGAGAGCCACCCTTCGGTCTTCATCGACGGCGTACTGACGCTCGACCACGCCCTCTTCGTCCAGGATGCGCTGATCATCGCGGAAGGTGCCGGCGGCCATGCCTGGTATGGCGCGGACGACCTGCCGGGCGTCGCGGTCGATTTTCCCGACATGCCCCATCTCGGTATCTGGACCAAGCCGAACGGCCCCTTCATCTGCATCGAGCCCTGGCACGGCCTGCCCTCGCCCTCAGACCCGGACGAACCCCTCGACCGGCGGATTGGGGTGATTCTGCTTGCGCCAGGAGCCACCACGGAACTGCCGATGACGCTGAGCTTCGGCGTGCCTTGGCGCGGCTGA
- a CDS encoding DUF1178 family protein produces the protein MIRYALVCDSAHEFESWFAGSASFEDQLRRGLVTCPLCDSKRVDRAIMAPNVARTDRGARAIEVEQEASPAAVPAAPASAAPAALMGEPEIALRQMLTALHKHVAETAEHVGPRFADEALKIHHGESDSRPIYGEATSEDARMLHEEGVAFMPLPRLPGAGN, from the coding sequence ATGATCCGTTACGCTTTGGTCTGCGACAGCGCCCATGAATTCGAGAGCTGGTTCGCCGGCTCGGCGAGCTTCGAGGACCAGTTGCGCCGCGGCCTCGTCACTTGCCCGCTGTGCGACAGCAAACGGGTGGATCGGGCGATCATGGCGCCGAACGTCGCCCGTACCGACCGGGGCGCGCGCGCCATCGAGGTCGAACAGGAGGCATCGCCCGCAGCTGTGCCGGCCGCACCCGCATCGGCGGCACCCGCCGCGCTGATGGGCGAGCCCGAGATCGCGCTGCGCCAGATGCTGACGGCGCTGCACAAGCACGTCGCCGAAACCGCCGAACATGTCGGGCCCCGCTTCGCCGACGAGGCGCTGAAGATCCACCATGGCGAGAGCGACAGCCGCCCGATCTATGGTGAAGCGACTTCCGAGGACGCCCGCATGCTGCATGAGGAAGGCGTCGCATTCATGCCGCTGCCGCGCCTGCCGGGCGCGGGAAACTGA
- the grxC gene encoding glutaredoxin 3 — translation MPAVTIYTTAWCPYCKAAKSLLTKKGVAYDEIDVDGKPELRQAMTARAGGRTSVPQIFIGEKHVGGSDDIHALDARGELDKLLAA, via the coding sequence ATGCCTGCCGTCACGATCTACACCACCGCCTGGTGCCCCTATTGCAAGGCGGCGAAGTCGCTGCTGACGAAGAAGGGCGTCGCCTATGACGAGATCGACGTCGACGGCAAGCCGGAGTTGCGCCAGGCGATGACCGCGCGGGCCGGCGGCCGGACCTCGGTGCCGCAGATCTTCATCGGCGAGAAGCATGTCGGCGGCTCGGACGACATCCATGCGCTCGATGCCCGCGGCGAACTCGACAAGCTGCTCGCCGCGTGA
- a CDS encoding alkene reductase: MSHSDPSVPALFTPFRIGDIAIRNRIVMAPLTRNRATHGNDAPNALNVEYYRQRASAGLIITEGTQVSQQGQGYVWTPGMYTPEQIAGWKAITDAVHAEGGKIVAQLWHVGRVSHVSLQPGGQAPVAPSARVANTKTYIASGFAAVSPPRALTLDEIPAIIGEFVSAAENAKAAGFDGIELHGAHGYLIDQFLRDDSNTRSDAYGGSIENRVRFALEVVDAVSKVFSKGRVGIRISPVSPANDARDSDPQALFMHLVTKLSEASIAFIHVVEGATREARDYLPFDYGALRKTFKGAYIANNGFTRELAIETIENGSADAIAFGRLFIANPDLVERLRRNAPLNTPVVETFYGGDATGYTDYPALAEQAA; the protein is encoded by the coding sequence ATGAGCCACTCAGATCCGTCCGTCCCGGCGCTGTTCACGCCGTTCCGCATCGGCGATATCGCCATCAGGAACCGCATCGTCATGGCGCCGCTGACGCGCAACCGCGCCACCCATGGCAATGATGCGCCCAACGCGCTCAATGTCGAGTATTATCGCCAGCGCGCGAGCGCCGGCCTGATCATCACCGAGGGGACGCAGGTCTCGCAGCAGGGCCAGGGCTATGTCTGGACGCCCGGCATGTACACGCCCGAGCAGATCGCCGGCTGGAAGGCCATCACCGATGCCGTCCATGCCGAGGGCGGCAAGATCGTCGCCCAGCTCTGGCATGTCGGCCGCGTCAGCCATGTCTCACTGCAGCCGGGCGGGCAGGCGCCGGTCGCGCCCTCGGCGCGCGTCGCCAACACCAAGACCTATATCGCGAGCGGCTTCGCGGCCGTCTCGCCGCCGCGCGCGCTGACCCTCGACGAGATCCCCGCGATCATCGGCGAATTCGTCTCGGCAGCCGAGAACGCGAAGGCGGCCGGTTTCGACGGGATCGAGCTGCACGGCGCCCATGGCTACTTGATCGACCAGTTCCTGCGCGACGATTCCAACACGCGCAGCGATGCCTATGGCGGCTCGATCGAGAACCGTGTCCGGTTTGCGCTCGAAGTCGTCGACGCTGTCTCGAAGGTGTTTTCGAAGGGGCGCGTCGGCATCCGGATCTCGCCGGTGAGCCCCGCCAACGATGCCCGCGATTCAGACCCGCAGGCGCTGTTCATGCATCTGGTCACGAAGCTGAGCGAGGCCAGCATCGCCTTCATCCATGTCGTTGAGGGCGCGACCCGCGAGGCCCGCGACTACCTGCCCTTCGACTACGGCGCACTGCGCAAGACCTTCAAAGGCGCCTATATCGCCAATAACGGCTTCACCCGCGAGCTGGCGATCGAGACGATCGAGAACGGCTCCGCCGATGCGATCGCGTTCGGGCGCCTGTTCATCGCCAATCCCGACCTGGTCGAGCGGTTGCGCCGGAACGCGCCGCTGAACACGCCGGTGGTCGAGACCTTCTATGGCGGCGACGCCACGGGCTATACCGACTATCCGGCACTAGCCGAACAGGCGGCCTGA
- a CDS encoding class I SAM-dependent methyltransferase — protein MPARPANDTLRVIRTILTPLEERRILEIGCGRGALLNALAELGAKVAGIDPDPAALAEARKIAPTAILRQAGAESLPFVDAAMHAAIFVNSLHHVPLQGMAAALAEAARIVAPGGDVIVIEPLPEGTFFESMRPIEDETQIRRAAQEAIAAALRDGPLHLAECTEYDRVEMYPTVTDFIDRVVAVDPSRKDKALEEREKVMKRFYILAEYVKGGYRLRQPLRLHHLKVPG, from the coding sequence ATGCCCGCACGCCCCGCCAACGACACGCTGAGGGTCATCAGGACGATCCTCACCCCTCTCGAGGAACGCCGCATCCTCGAGATCGGCTGCGGGCGCGGCGCCCTGCTCAACGCGCTGGCCGAACTCGGAGCGAAGGTCGCGGGCATAGACCCCGACCCCGCGGCGCTGGCCGAAGCGCGCAAGATCGCGCCGACCGCCATCCTGCGTCAGGCGGGCGCCGAAAGCCTGCCCTTCGTCGATGCGGCCATGCATGCGGCGATCTTCGTCAACAGCCTGCATCATGTCCCGCTGCAGGGCATGGCGGCCGCGCTCGCCGAGGCGGCGCGCATCGTCGCGCCCGGCGGCGACGTCATCGTGATCGAGCCGCTGCCCGAGGGGACTTTCTTCGAGTCGATGCGACCGATCGAGGACGAGACGCAGATCCGGCGGGCGGCGCAGGAGGCCATCGCCGCAGCGCTGCGTGATGGGCCCCTGCATCTGGCCGAATGCACTGAATACGACCGCGTCGAGATGTATCCGACCGTCACCGATTTCATCGACCGCGTGGTCGCGGTCGATCCCTCGCGCAAGGACAAGGCGTTGGAGGAGCGCGAGAAGGTGATGAAGCGTTTCTACATTCTCGCCGAATACGTGAAGGGCGGCTATCGGCTGCGCCAGCCGCTGCGCCTGCACCATCTCAAGGTTCCCGGCTAG
- a CDS encoding serine/threonine dehydratase, whose product MVWIAGIDGCKAGWIAAILDLAEAAQPTLRVVPRLADLIDTDLAPALIAVDMPIGLPDRIGGSGRGPEQLVRALLGQRRSSVFSIPARTAVEADDYSEACRLALATSQPPRKVSQQGFHLFPRIREIDALLRAEPPLCDRVYEVHPELAFATMRGAPLSHPKKIRGKINPAGMAERQALLVAAGIPSETIRARPPRGAAADDALDALAALVVARHILAGRGKPFPDPPRRDSHGLPIAIWTYRPDHPPAQNFDHQDTAMTDSPVPRLMIEAAAQRIAGHARITPVMRLGTGAFDSAGDISLKLECLQHAGSFKTRGAFNNLLSLEVPAAGVAAASGGNHGAAVAFAARARGVKATIFVPEISPAAKIEAIRRFGAEVVIGGAQYDDAQAACDRFVAETGALKIHPFAAKETIAGQGTLGREWAGQEPDLDTVLVAVGGGGLISGIAAWFAGTKVKVVGVEPEGSRALQAALEAKAPIDVTVASVAADSLGARNVGPLVYEVCKDTVDRVALVPDTAITQAQVTLWRDFRLAVEPGGAAALGALLCGAYKPAPGERLGVLVCGANVDLTKLAALLA is encoded by the coding sequence ATGGTCTGGATCGCGGGCATCGACGGCTGCAAGGCGGGCTGGATCGCGGCGATCCTCGATCTCGCCGAGGCAGCCCAGCCGACCCTGCGCGTCGTGCCACGGCTCGCCGACTTGATCGACACCGACCTGGCACCGGCCCTGATCGCGGTCGACATGCCAATCGGCCTGCCCGACCGGATCGGCGGCTCCGGGCGCGGGCCCGAGCAACTGGTGCGCGCCCTGCTCGGCCAGCGTCGATCCTCCGTCTTCTCCATCCCCGCCCGCACCGCCGTCGAGGCCGACGACTATAGCGAAGCCTGCCGGCTGGCGCTGGCAACGTCGCAGCCGCCGCGCAAGGTCTCGCAGCAGGGCTTTCATCTCTTCCCGCGCATTCGCGAGATCGACGCCCTGCTGAGAGCCGAGCCGCCCCTGTGCGATCGCGTCTACGAGGTTCATCCGGAGTTGGCCTTCGCGACCATGCGCGGCGCACCCCTGTCCCATCCCAAGAAGATCAGGGGGAAAATCAACCCCGCCGGCATGGCCGAGCGACAGGCGCTCCTCGTCGCAGCCGGCATCCCTTCCGAAACCATCCGGGCACGTCCCCCGAGGGGAGCCGCGGCCGATGACGCCCTTGATGCACTGGCGGCGCTGGTCGTCGCCCGGCACATCCTCGCCGGGCGCGGAAAGCCCTTCCCCGATCCGCCGCGACGCGATAGCCACGGGCTTCCCATCGCGATCTGGACCTATCGGCCCGATCATCCGCCAGCGCAAAACTTCGATCATCAGGACACCGCCATGACCGATAGTCCCGTTCCCCGCCTGATGATCGAGGCCGCAGCGCAACGCATCGCCGGACATGCGCGCATCACTCCCGTCATGCGACTCGGCACGGGCGCCTTCGACTCCGCTGGCGACATCTCGCTCAAGCTCGAATGCCTGCAGCATGCCGGCTCCTTCAAGACGCGCGGCGCCTTCAACAACCTGCTCTCGCTTGAGGTGCCAGCGGCCGGCGTGGCGGCCGCCTCCGGCGGCAATCACGGCGCCGCCGTGGCGTTCGCCGCCCGGGCCCGGGGCGTGAAGGCGACGATCTTCGTCCCCGAGATTTCGCCTGCCGCCAAGATCGAGGCGATCCGGCGTTTCGGCGCCGAGGTCGTGATCGGCGGTGCACAATACGACGACGCGCAGGCAGCCTGCGACCGCTTTGTTGCCGAGACCGGCGCGCTCAAGATCCACCCTTTTGCCGCGAAGGAAACCATCGCCGGCCAGGGCACGCTCGGCCGCGAATGGGCTGGGCAGGAGCCCGATCTCGACACCGTGCTGGTGGCGGTCGGCGGCGGCGGCCTGATCTCGGGCATCGCCGCCTGGTTCGCCGGGACCAAGGTGAAGGTCGTCGGCGTCGAGCCGGAGGGTTCCCGCGCCCTGCAGGCGGCGCTGGAGGCAAAGGCGCCGATTGATGTCACGGTTGCCTCTGTCGCCGCCGATTCGCTCGGCGCCCGCAATGTCGGCCCGCTGGTCTACGAAGTCTGCAAGGACACGGTGGACCGGGTCGCGCTCGTGCCGGACACGGCGATCACGCAGGCCCAGGTCACGCTCTGGCGCGATTTCAGGCTGGCGGTAGAGCCCGGTGGCGCGGCAGCGCTCGGCGCCCTGCTCTGCGGCGCCTATAAGCCCGCGCCGGGCGAACGTCTCGGCGTGCTGGTCTGCGGCGCTAATGTCGACCTGACAAAGCTCGCCGCTCTGCTCGCCTGA
- a CDS encoding CoA ester lyase, whose amino-acid sequence MPTIRPRRSVLYMPGSNARALEKARDIPADALILDLEDAVAPEAKASARGQVCAAVKAGGYGRRELVVRTNGVDTPWFKDDLAAAAEANPDAILIPKVSAPETLQQIGAQLNGLWAQPGLRVWAMIETPLAILDVEKIAHAARDPRVRLSCFVMGTNDLAKETRARFVPGRAPMLPWLTSAILAARAYGIDILDGVYNDMKNEDGFLAECEQGRDLGFDGKTLIHPNQVALANSVFAPDAAELDQARSIIAAFAEPENQGKGAIQLGGRMVELLHAEMAKRVVALSEAIAG is encoded by the coding sequence ATGCCGACGATCCGCCCGCGCCGCAGTGTGCTCTACATGCCCGGCTCGAATGCCCGCGCCCTCGAAAAGGCCCGCGACATTCCCGCCGACGCCCTGATCCTCGATCTCGAGGATGCGGTGGCGCCCGAGGCGAAAGCGTCGGCGCGCGGGCAGGTCTGTGCGGCGGTGAAGGCCGGCGGCTATGGCCGGCGCGAACTCGTCGTCCGCACCAACGGGGTCGATACGCCTTGGTTCAAGGACGATCTCGCCGCCGCGGCCGAGGCCAATCCCGATGCGATCCTGATCCCCAAGGTCTCGGCGCCCGAGACGCTGCAGCAGATCGGCGCCCAGCTCAACGGCCTCTGGGCGCAGCCCGGCTTGCGGGTCTGGGCGATGATCGAGACGCCGCTCGCCATCCTCGATGTCGAGAAGATCGCGCATGCGGCGCGCGATCCGCGCGTGCGGCTGTCCTGTTTCGTGATGGGCACGAACGATCTCGCCAAGGAGACGCGCGCCCGCTTCGTGCCGGGCCGTGCGCCGATGCTGCCTTGGCTGACCAGCGCCATCCTGGCGGCGCGCGCCTATGGCATCGACATCCTCGACGGCGTCTATAACGACATGAAGAACGAGGATGGGTTTCTGGCCGAATGCGAGCAGGGCCGCGATCTCGGCTTCGACGGCAAGACGCTGATCCATCCAAACCAGGTCGCGCTGGCCAACTCCGTCTTCGCACCGGACGCGGCGGAACTCGACCAGGCGAGATCGATCATCGCCGCTTTCGCCGAGCCGGAGAACCAGGGCAAGGGTGCGATCCAGCTCGGTGGACGCATGGTCGAGCTGCTGCATGCCGAGATGGCGAAGCGGGTGGTGGCGCTGAGCGAGGCGATCGCAGGCTGA